In Clostridium sp. JN-1, one genomic interval encodes:
- a CDS encoding transporter, giving the protein MNRYILLTKILLKNSDYSSGDKKKRIKSIALGIFIILCFIPTIWLVIEFISNIYEGLVVINQQGLILGLGIGIVSIIIFLFGIFYTINIFYFSKDIDILLPMPLKPSEIIGAKFTISLLYEYLTETILLMPFLITYGIKSSQGIVYYVYSIILFILVPVIPLSLALILNIFIMSFTNIGKHKDLFKILGGIFGIAAALLVNTWIQGMQKNSMSNQDMINMITSGNNSLIGLTSKIFPDSAIAAKSLIFNNSLIGFKYLILFLFLNLISIIILLIIGEKLYFKGAVGGSESSSERKEINLSENSRLFAKNFPLKSITIKELKILFRTPSYFLNCVLMNFIWPVFILIPAFTQKDFMKVLREFSKLINEPKIIGMILGFSMVIGIFVASTNMITCTAISREGHNIYILKYLPVSYKVQIMGKVLSGIILSIVSMLVVIVVAMILIKLPIYLAVISLFISTLGIVFSCILGIIVDVNFPKLNWDNEAKAVKQNFNAFISMIIGVAFAGILMFLIIKFNEKILVIDSILVLVLLAIDCLMYLLCIKVSSNALKNIEV; this is encoded by the coding sequence ATGAATAGATATATTTTACTTACAAAAATACTGCTAAAAAATAGTGATTATTCTTCTGGAGATAAAAAGAAAAGAATTAAAAGTATTGCACTTGGAATTTTTATAATTTTATGTTTTATTCCAACTATATGGCTTGTCATTGAATTCATCAGTAATATTTATGAAGGACTCGTTGTTATAAATCAACAAGGATTAATACTTGGACTTGGAATTGGAATTGTCAGTATTATAATATTTTTATTTGGTATATTTTATACTATCAATATATTTTACTTCAGTAAAGATATTGATATATTACTGCCAATGCCGCTTAAACCATCTGAAATAATAGGGGCTAAATTTACCATAAGTCTGCTATATGAATACCTTACAGAAACTATTTTACTTATGCCATTTTTAATCACCTATGGAATTAAGAGTTCTCAAGGTATCGTATATTATGTATATTCTATAATCTTATTTATTTTAGTACCAGTAATTCCACTTAGTTTAGCACTTATTTTGAATATATTCATTATGAGTTTTACTAATATTGGCAAACATAAAGATTTATTTAAAATACTCGGAGGAATATTTGGAATAGCTGCAGCTTTACTTGTAAATACATGGATTCAAGGTATGCAGAAAAACAGCATGAGTAATCAAGATATGATAAATATGATAACTTCAGGCAATAATTCACTAATAGGACTTACATCTAAGATATTTCCTGACTCGGCTATAGCAGCAAAATCCTTGATTTTTAACAATTCATTAATTGGATTCAAGTATTTAATTTTGTTTTTATTCTTAAATTTAATTTCTATAATAATACTTTTAATAATAGGAGAAAAATTATATTTTAAAGGAGCAGTTGGAGGTTCTGAGTCTTCTTCAGAGAGAAAAGAAATAAACTTAAGTGAAAATAGTAGATTATTTGCTAAAAATTTTCCGTTAAAGTCAATAACAATAAAAGAACTTAAAATACTCTTTAGAACACCATCTTATTTTTTAAATTGTGTACTGATGAATTTTATATGGCCAGTTTTTATTTTAATACCAGCTTTTACTCAAAAAGATTTTATGAAAGTATTAAGAGAGTTTTCTAAACTTATAAATGAACCTAAAATAATTGGAATGATTTTAGGATTCTCTATGGTAATTGGTATTTTCGTTGCTTCAACTAATATGATTACATGTACTGCTATATCAAGAGAAGGTCATAATATTTATATACTAAAGTATTTACCTGTAAGTTATAAAGTTCAGATCATGGGTAAGGTTTTATCAGGTATAATATTGAGTATAGTTAGTATGCTAGTTGTTATTGTAGTTGCTATGATATTGATAAAATTACCAATATATTTAGCTGTTATTTCGCTTTTTATCTCTACTTTAGGAATAGTCTTTTCATGTATTTTAGGAATAATAGTTGATGTGAATTTTCCTAAATTAAATTGGGATAATGAAGCTAAGGCTGTTAAGCAAAACTTTAACGCGTTTATAAGTATGATTATTGGAGTAGCATTTGCAGGAATTTTGATGTTTTTAATTATAAAATTTAATGAAAAAATACTTGTAATAGATTCTATACTTGTACTCGTACTTTTAGCAATAGACTGTTTAATGTATCTTCTCTGTATTAAAGTTAGTTCAAATGCGTTGAAAAATATAGAAGTGTAA
- the hydF gene encoding [FeFe] hydrogenase H-cluster maturation GTPase HydF, with the protein MSLNESPSSVRVHIALFGRRNAGKSSIINAITGQNIAIVSDVEGTTTDPVYKSMEILPIGPCVIIDTAGLGDESQLGELRCEKTMDVLNKTDISLLVIDSTAGITDYDKYIMKQINDKKLPVVLVLNKIDISNINNDYINNIKKEFNVPVVSVSAVTSEGIKELKNQIINVLPKDEGKFKIIGDLIKPEDFVVLVTPIDKAAPKGRLILPQQQTIRDILESDAVAVVTKEYELRETLESLSKKPKIVVTDSQAFSKVAADTPKDILMTSFSILFARYKGDLVELIKGVKAVEKLKDGDKVLIAEGCTHHRQSDDIGTVKIPRWIRQITGKKIDFEFSSGVSFTNDIKKYALIVHCGGCMLNRSSMVYRINTAKEFNVPIVNYGILIAYVQGILDRALKPFPLAKMIWDEQN; encoded by the coding sequence ATGAGTTTAAATGAATCACCAAGTTCTGTAAGAGTACACATAGCTCTTTTTGGGAGAAGAAATGCAGGAAAGTCAAGTATTATTAATGCTATAACTGGTCAGAATATAGCTATAGTATCAGATGTTGAAGGTACCACTACTGACCCTGTTTATAAGTCTATGGAGATACTTCCAATTGGTCCGTGTGTCATAATAGACACTGCTGGACTTGGCGATGAAAGTCAGCTTGGAGAACTTAGATGTGAAAAAACTATGGACGTTTTAAATAAAACTGATATATCATTACTTGTAATAGATTCAACTGCAGGAATTACAGATTATGATAAATATATAATGAAGCAAATAAATGATAAAAAGCTTCCAGTTGTATTGGTTTTAAATAAAATTGACATATCAAATATAAATAATGATTATATTAATAATATAAAAAAAGAATTTAATGTGCCCGTTGTAAGTGTATCTGCAGTTACATCAGAAGGAATAAAAGAACTAAAAAATCAAATAATAAATGTATTGCCTAAAGATGAAGGTAAATTCAAAATAATTGGAGATTTGATAAAACCCGAGGACTTTGTAGTTCTCGTTACACCTATAGATAAAGCAGCTCCAAAAGGAAGACTTATACTTCCACAGCAGCAGACAATAAGGGATATCTTAGAAAGTGATGCTGTTGCAGTTGTAACTAAGGAATATGAATTAAGGGAGACACTTGAAAGTTTATCTAAAAAACCTAAAATAGTAGTTACGGACTCTCAAGCATTTTCAAAAGTAGCAGCAGATACTCCTAAAGATATTTTAATGACTTCATTTTCTATATTGTTTGCAAGATATAAGGGAGATTTAGTAGAACTTATAAAGGGAGTTAAAGCCGTAGAAAAACTAAAAGATGGAGATAAAGTACTTATAGCTGAAGGATGTACACATCACAGACAATCCGATGATATAGGAACAGTAAAGATACCTAGATGGATAAGGCAAATTACAGGAAAAAAGATTGACTTTGAGTTTTCATCTGGTGTTTCTTTTACAAATGATATAAAAAAGTATGCGCTTATAGTCCATTGTGGAGGATGTATGTTAAATAGATCTTCTATGGTCTACAGAATTAATACTGCAAAAGAATTTAATGTACCTATAGTTAATTATGGCATACTTATTGCTTATGTACAGGGAATATTAGATAGGGCATTAAAACCATTTCCACTTGCTAAAATGATATGGGATGAACAAAATTAA
- a CDS encoding MetQ/NlpA family ABC transporter substrate-binding protein, producing MKKILSIILSVLLFSVVFTGCGNTSKQDVSSNNKSDKKVIKIGASPVPHKEILEKVKPILAKEGYDLQIKEFTDYVAPNTALDSGEIDANFFQHIPYLEKFNKEKHTDLAYTVRVHLEPMGVYSKKVKSLNDLKDGAVIAVPNDPTNESRALKLLQKTGVIKVKNGELISKTDITENKKNIKIKELDAPQLPRTLGDVDAAVINSNFALDAKLNPTKDAIAIESKDSPYANVIVVRTKDKDKDFVKALDKAITSPEIKKFIEEKYKGSIIPAF from the coding sequence ATGAAAAAGATATTGTCAATTATTTTATCAGTGTTACTATTTTCAGTTGTTTTTACAGGCTGCGGAAATACTTCTAAGCAGGATGTCTCGAGTAATAATAAATCGGACAAAAAAGTCATAAAAATTGGGGCAAGTCCTGTACCTCATAAGGAAATATTAGAGAAAGTTAAGCCTATACTTGCAAAAGAAGGATATGATTTGCAGATAAAAGAATTTACAGATTACGTAGCGCCAAATACTGCACTTGATTCAGGAGAAATAGATGCTAATTTCTTTCAGCATATACCTTACTTAGAAAAGTTTAATAAGGAAAAACATACAGATTTAGCTTATACTGTAAGGGTACATTTAGAGCCAATGGGGGTTTATTCTAAAAAGGTTAAAAGTTTAAATGACTTAAAAGATGGAGCTGTAATTGCAGTACCAAATGATCCAACAAATGAATCAAGAGCATTAAAGCTGCTTCAAAAAACTGGAGTTATAAAAGTAAAAAATGGAGAGCTTATTTCTAAAACTGATATAACTGAAAATAAGAAAAATATAAAAATAAAAGAATTAGATGCACCACAGCTTCCAAGAACATTAGGTGATGTGGATGCAGCTGTAATAAATTCTAATTTTGCACTGGATGCAAAATTAAATCCGACTAAAGATGCAATAGCAATAGAATCTAAAGATTCACCTTATGCTAATGTAATAGTAGTAAGGACCAAAGATAAGGATAAGGACTTTGTAAAAGCTTTAGACAAAGCAATAACATCTCCAGAAATTAAAAAGTTTATTGAGGAAAAGTATAAAGGAAGTATAATTCCTGCATTTTAA
- a CDS encoding VIT and VWA domain-containing protein, whose translation MAYGISETKNSDSLILKKVSINGNVCGQFVEISINQTYENCGKKDIDGFYIFPIPKTAIISGFEVEISGRTLRAVVEEKDKAFKIYKNARERKEKTLLLEEFKPHFFKVSIGKIIAGKSVTIKLSYVDKLEYRDNTFKLLIPAVFEERKFQEGFKLGMLKDNIIEKMSRKKLKLDFEFKANIIVESMCRLEFKSPSHNIKVEREGENIAKVNLEGIYESMDKDFVLFMREKNPEEADGMIYEYKKDGEDRGIIYLRIIPKLDFFEEDKSENYVFLIDISDTMKGEKLEQAKNALQLCIRNLTSRDKFDIIAMGVKLHHFNQDGMVEFNANTLRKASEWIDNLKDEEDADIFGAIKYSLENEGGHNTILIFTDDQVEEENEILDYVRENIGDNRIFTFGIDSVANNYFLNKLAHESFGKAEFINNGRRIENVVLKQFKRIKNPEVDDVTINWGNLKVKSTYPRTIDYMYDREPFCIFANVEGEVSGQIVINGNVDGKQYVKKVNLDNFNTEENANLLKKIWSRKRIKSIEFNMGVQRGEVREAMRKKVIQLSKENRIVSHETTFIFMELREEPVLGIELKNIIPTKINESNLASEIEELEEWDEEKLKYKVNREKGKRNANNNIHLKKLYPMKKLLRIIARNQFADGSFVDYEDNNLEDKMETTAMVLLAFVMSDENIDIYSNQLNKSIEFIYENYSELDGQISDRLIKMLILVLSKGMEKETIKDKNIKNMGDLLNKLYDLKNERKGFSFELRYFDVSSFRKNAASLFSIDDNNVITENITIINEKNSIFNLAKLAVLMTLDS comes from the coding sequence ATGGCCTATGGCATAAGTGAAACTAAGAACTCAGATAGTTTAATACTCAAAAAAGTTAGTATAAACGGAAATGTTTGCGGACAATTTGTAGAAATATCAATAAATCAAACATATGAAAACTGCGGGAAAAAGGACATCGACGGATTTTATATATTTCCAATACCTAAAACGGCTATTATTTCAGGATTTGAAGTAGAAATAAGTGGAAGGACATTAAGAGCTGTTGTTGAGGAAAAGGATAAGGCATTTAAAATATATAAAAATGCAAGAGAGAGAAAAGAAAAAACATTACTTTTAGAGGAGTTTAAACCGCATTTTTTTAAGGTTAGTATAGGTAAAATAATTGCGGGTAAATCAGTAACCATAAAACTTTCATATGTAGATAAACTTGAATACAGGGATAATACATTTAAACTATTAATACCTGCAGTATTTGAAGAAAGAAAATTCCAAGAAGGATTTAAACTTGGAATGTTAAAAGACAATATCATCGAAAAAATGTCTAGGAAAAAACTAAAACTTGATTTTGAGTTCAAGGCAAATATAATAGTTGAATCAATGTGCAGATTGGAATTCAAGTCTCCTTCACATAATATAAAAGTTGAAAGAGAAGGAGAAAATATTGCAAAAGTAAACTTAGAAGGCATTTATGAATCAATGGATAAAGACTTTGTTTTGTTCATGAGAGAAAAAAATCCTGAAGAAGCAGATGGCATGATATATGAGTATAAGAAAGATGGTGAAGATAGGGGAATAATTTATTTAAGAATTATACCTAAACTAGATTTTTTTGAAGAAGATAAATCTGAAAATTATGTTTTCTTAATAGATATTTCAGATACAATGAAAGGTGAAAAATTAGAACAGGCTAAAAATGCACTGCAGCTTTGTATAAGAAATTTAACAAGCCGCGATAAGTTTGATATTATAGCTATGGGTGTAAAACTCCATCACTTTAATCAAGATGGTATGGTAGAATTTAATGCAAATACTTTAAGGAAAGCGTCTGAGTGGATAGATAACCTAAAGGATGAAGAAGATGCAGATATTTTTGGTGCTATAAAATACAGCCTTGAAAATGAAGGCGGACATAATACTATACTCATATTTACTGATGATCAAGTTGAAGAAGAAAATGAAATATTAGATTATGTTAGAGAAAATATTGGTGATAATAGGATATTTACTTTTGGAATAGATTCAGTTGCAAATAATTATTTTTTAAATAAACTTGCACATGAGAGTTTTGGAAAAGCAGAATTTATAAATAATGGGCGAAGAATTGAAAATGTAGTTTTAAAACAATTTAAGAGAATTAAAAATCCAGAAGTTGATGATGTAACTATCAACTGGGGTAATTTAAAAGTAAAATCTACGTATCCAAGAACAATAGATTATATGTATGATAGAGAACCATTTTGTATTTTTGCAAATGTGGAGGGAGAAGTTTCAGGTCAAATTGTCATAAATGGAAATGTAGATGGAAAGCAATATGTAAAAAAGGTTAATTTAGATAACTTTAATACAGAAGAAAATGCAAATTTATTAAAGAAGATTTGGTCTAGAAAGAGAATAAAATCTATTGAGTTTAATATGGGAGTTCAGCGGGGCGAAGTAAGAGAAGCAATGAGAAAAAAAGTAATACAATTATCTAAGGAAAATAGAATTGTAAGCCATGAAACTACATTTATATTTATGGAACTTAGGGAAGAACCAGTACTTGGAATTGAGCTTAAAAATATAATTCCAACAAAAATCAATGAAAGCAATCTTGCGAGTGAAATAGAAGAGTTGGAAGAGTGGGATGAGGAAAAATTAAAATATAAGGTTAATAGGGAAAAGGGAAAACGTAATGCAAATAATAATATACATTTAAAAAAATTGTATCCAATGAAGAAATTACTTAGAATAATTGCAAGAAATCAATTTGCAGATGGTTCTTTTGTTGATTATGAAGATAACAATTTAGAAGATAAGATGGAAACTACTGCTATGGTTTTACTTGCATTTGTAATGAGTGATGAAAACATAGATATATATTCAAATCAGTTAAATAAATCGATAGAATTTATATATGAAAACTATAGTGAACTGGATGGACAAATTTCAGATAGATTGATTAAAATGTTGATATTAGTATTGAGTAAGGGTATGGAAAAGGAAACGATAAAAGATAAAAATATAAAAAACATGGGAGATTTGTTAAATAAATTATATGACTTAAAAAATGAAAGAAAAGGCTTTAGTTTCGAATTAAGATATTTTGATGTGTCATCATTTAGAAAAAATGCTGCTTCATTATTTTCAATAGATGATAATAACGTTATTACTGAAAATATAACCATAATTAATGAAAAAAATTCTATTTTTAATTTAGCTAAACTTGCAGTATTGATGACTCTAGATAGTTAA
- a CDS encoding ABC transporter ATP-binding protein, whose product MIELININKSYNRKTKAVDNLNLMVPDGEIFGFLGPNGAGKTTTIKMITGIIKADSGHININGVNIEKDPIKAKKNFGFVPDNPDMFLKLKGIEYLNFIADLYDVDTHKRIDIIKKLSQEFEMNKALDDKIQSYSHGMRQKIVIMGALVHNPSVWILDEPMTGLDPKSSYILKEMMRKHADKGNSVFFSTHILDIAEKLCDRFAIINKGKILFCGTFDELENKFENKESLEKIFLEMTENE is encoded by the coding sequence ATGATAGAATTAATAAATATAAATAAAAGTTATAATAGAAAGACAAAGGCAGTTGACAACTTAAACTTAATGGTACCAGATGGGGAAATATTTGGTTTCCTAGGACCTAATGGTGCTGGCAAAACAACTACAATAAAAATGATAACTGGAATTATAAAGGCAGATAGTGGCCATATAAATATAAATGGAGTAAATATTGAGAAAGATCCAATAAAAGCTAAAAAGAATTTTGGATTTGTTCCAGACAATCCAGATATGTTTTTAAAGCTTAAGGGCATAGAGTACTTGAATTTTATTGCTGATTTATATGATGTAGACACTCATAAAAGAATTGATATAATAAAGAAATTAAGTCAAGAATTTGAAATGAATAAGGCATTAGATGATAAAATACAAAGTTATTCACATGGTATGAGACAAAAGATAGTTATAATGGGAGCTTTGGTACACAATCCTTCCGTATGGATACTGGATGAACCAATGACAGGACTTGATCCTAAATCATCGTACATACTAAAAGAAATGATGAGGAAGCATGCTGATAAAGGAAATTCAGTATTCTTTTCAACTCATATACTTGATATAGCCGAAAAATTGTGTGATAGATTTGCCATAATAAATAAGGGAAAAATATTGTTTTGTGGAACTTTTGATGAACTTGAAAATAAATTTGAAAATAAAGAATCATTAGAAAAGATATTTTTGGAGATGACAGAAAATGAATAG